The following are encoded in a window of Caretta caretta isolate rCarCar2 chromosome 19, rCarCar1.hap1, whole genome shotgun sequence genomic DNA:
- the TENT5B gene encoding terminal nucleotidyltransferase 5B has translation MLSAGAPGAGGSERPGGRFSVLSWEQVQRLDQILGEAVPIHGRGNFPTLSVRPRRIVQVVRSRLEKKGIAVHNVRLNGSAASHVLHQDSGLGYKDLDLIFCVDLKSEDSFQLVKDVVMDCLLDFLPEGVNKDKITPMTLKEAYVQKLVKVCNETDRWSLISLSNNSGKNVELKFVDSLRRQFEFSVDSFQIILDSLLLFRECSENPMSENFHPTITGESMYGDFGEAMDHLRNRIIATRNPEEIRGGGLLKYCNLLVRGFKPKSEVDMKALQRYMCSRFFIDFSDIGEQQRKLECYLQSHFVGMESKRYDCLMTLHRVVNESTVCLMGHERRQTLNLIAMLAVRVLAEQNIIPTVTNVTCYYQPAPYVSEINFNYYVTHVQPLLPCSHSYPTWLPCN, from the exons ATGCTGTCAGCGGGGGCGCCCGGGGCTGGCGGCTCGGAGCGGCCCGGCGGCCGGTTCAGCGTGCTGAGCTGGGAGCAGGTGCAGCGGCTGGACCAGATCCTGGGCGAGGCTGTCCCCATCCACGGCCGGGGCAACTTCCCCACCCTGTCCGTGCGGCCCCGCAGGATCGTGCAG GTGGTCCGCAGCCGTCTGGAAAAGAAGGGAATTGCAGTCCATAATGTCAGGTTGAATGGCTCAGCAGCTAGCCATGTCCTACATCAAGATAGTGGCCTGGGGTACAAAGACCTGGACCTCATTTTTTGTGTGGATCTGAAGAGTGAGGATTCTTTCCAGCTAGTTAAAGATGTGGTCATGGACTGTCTCCTGGACTTCCTCCCAGAAGGAGTAAACAAAGACAAGATCACCCCAATGACTCTGAAGGAGGCATATGTGCAGAAGCTAGTGAAAGTATGTAATGAAACAGACCGCTGGAGCCTTATATCACTGTCCAATAACAGTGGGAAAAATGTGGAACTCAAATTTGTGGACTCTCTCAGACGGCAGTTTGAGTTCAGTGTGGACTCCTTCCAGATTATATTGGATTCTCTGTTACTATTCAGAGAGTGCTCAGAGAACCCCATGTCTGAGAACTTCCACCCCACAATCACTGGGGAAAGCATGTATGGGGACTTTGGGGAGGCAATGGACCATCTCAGGAACCGAATCATTGCCACCAGGAACCCAGAAGAAATCAGAGGTGGTGGGCTTCTGAAGTACTGCAATCTCCTGGTGAGGGGGTTTAAGCCCAAGTCAGAAGTAGATATGAAGGCGTTACAGAGGTACATGTGCTCCAGGTTTTTCATAGACTTTTCTGACATTGGAGAACAGCAGCGGAAGCTCGAGTGTTATCTTCAGAGTCACTTTGTTGGGATGGAGAGCAAAAGGTATGACTGCCTGATGACCCTACACCGAGTGGTGAATGAAAGTACAGTGTGCCTGATGGGACACGAAAGGAGGCAAACTCTGAACCTCATTGCCATGCTGGCTGTGAGGGTGCTGGCTGAGCAGAACATCATCCCAACAGTAACCAATGTGACCTGCTACTATCAGCCAGCACCATATGTCAGCGAAATAAACTTCAACTACTATGTCACCCATGTGCAGCCCCTTCTGCCTTGCAGTCACTCCTACCCAACATGGCTTCCTTGTAACTGA